Proteins from one Triticum aestivum cultivar Chinese Spring chromosome 7A, IWGSC CS RefSeq v2.1, whole genome shotgun sequence genomic window:
- the LOC123150127 gene encoding uncharacterized protein, which produces MDRAGGNQAGQVSKKGKKKHAKDESDRQKQAEKKRRRLEKALANSAAIISELEKKRQQKQEEQRRLDDEGAAIAEAVALHVLIGEDCDEPRQLRWNGHRGRGHRDDFVDHEPALGAQGAGADTYPYGSRSPLARASRSHMPQWRLTDCGMSGPFSFSSWERMGDFEGLYCKGTPCQTDQDTYCHGLVAATQAASPFGYGSEDPFPAHGTEGASSINIMLGGGTSNSLNIYRRQF; this is translated from the coding sequence ATGGACAGAGCTGGCGGTAACCAAGCAGGCCAAGTGtcgaagaaaggaaagaagaagcacGCGAAAGACGAGTCAGACCGGCAGAAGCAGGCTGAGAAGAAGAGGCGCCGGCTGGAGAAAGCGCTCGCAAACTCTGCTGCCATCATCTCGGAGCTGGAGAAGAAGCGGCAGCAGAAACAGGAGGAGCAGAGGAGGCTGGACGATGAAGGGGCCGCGATAGCCGAGGCGGTGGCCCTTCATGTCCTCATAGGCGAAGACTGCGATGAACCCCGTCAGCTGAGGTGGAACGGCCATAGAGGCCGCGGCCATCGGGACGATTTCGTGGACCACGAACCGGCTCTAGGCGCGCAAGGAGCAGGAGCAGATACCTATCCATATGGAAGCCGGTCGCCGCTGGCACGGGCCTCTCGTTCCCACATGCCCCAGTGGAGGCTCACCGACTGTGGCATGTCCGGGCCGTTCTCGTTCTCATCGTGGGAGCGAATGGGAGATTTTGAGGGGCTATACTGCAAAGGGACACCCTGCCAGACAGACCAAGACACTTACTGCCATGGCCTGGTAGCAGCAACCCAGGCCGCCTCTCCATTCGGATACGGTTCGGAGGATCCATTCCCTGCCCATGGAACGGAGGGGGCTTCCTCCATCAACATCATGCTGGGCGGTGGCACCAGCAACAGCCTGAACATCTACAGAAGACAATTCTAG
- the LOC123150052 gene encoding uncharacterized protein, giving the protein MANKTECAESHTGPEPDPASHRRADPATGMTLQLQRSAVVSGKEPEPETGQEQEVVAHVYDVACSGPDGAGGGGATVLQINRIFKDGIGLGGIFHTAIQVYGNEEWSFGYCENGSGVFSCPPAKNPMYTFRESIVLGKTSCSPRTVNQIARELSREWPGASYELLSRNCNHFCNEFCDKLGVPKLPGWVNRFANAGDAALEAAETTAEKLKQAKKEIFTACKAASTYLTGSPSSTPSDADDTAGSASNTLFEGAWIRSIIGISMKPSKSLMNDASSSSDDETSDDKSETDGKQPGRDQNEGEKDARQEDQGTKSENKPPNHHS; this is encoded by the exons ATGGCGAACAAAACAGAATGTGCAGAGAGCCACACGGGGCCGGAGCCGGACCCGGCCAGTCACCGACGGGCGGACCCCGCCACCGGCATGACGTTGCAGCTGCAGCGATCCGCGGTCGTCTCCGGCAAGGAGCCGGAGCCGGAGACAGGGCAGGAGCAGGAGGTGGTGGCGCACGTCTACGATGTCGCCTGCAGCGGCCCCGACGGCGCCGGGGGCGGCGGCGCCACCGTCCTCCAGATCAACCGCATCTTCAAGGACGGCATCGGCCTCGGCGGCATCTTCCACACCGCCATCCAG GTCTATGGTAACGAGGAATGGTCATTCGGCTACTGCGAGAACGGCAGCGGGGTTTTCAGCTGCCCCCCGGCCAAGAACCCCATGTACACATTCCGCGAGTCCATTGTGCTGGGGAAGACGAGCTGCTCGCCACGCACAGTAAATCAGATAGCACGGGAGCTCAGCCGGGAATGGCCTGGAGCCTCATACGAGCTCCTCTCGAGGAACTGCAACCACTTCTGCAACGAGTTTTGCGACAAGCTCGGCGTGCCAAAACTTCCAG GTTGGGTCAATCGCTTTGCTAATGCTGGAGACGCAGCTCTGGAGGCTGCTGAAACTACAGCGGAAAAG CTCAAACAGGCGAAAAAGGAGATTTTTACTGCATGCAAAGCTGCATCCACATATTTGACTGGTTCGCCTTCGAGTACACCATCAGATGCGGATGATACAGCTGGCTCAGCAAGCAATACTCTTTTCGAGGGGGCATGGATCAGAAGCATTATTGGCATCAGTATGAAGCCATCGAAGAGCCTTATGAATGATGCATCGTCAAGTTCAGATGATGAAACATCTGATGACAAGAGCGAAACAGATGGTAAACAGCCTGGTAGGGATCAAAATGAGGGCGAAAAGGATGCAAGACAAGAAGATCAAGGCACGAAAAGCGAGAACAAACCGCCCAATCATCATTCATGA